Below is a window of Staphylococcus succinus DNA.
TCGTTGTCCCAGTCTATTTTTAATGGCATCAAAAATAATATACACTATTTAAATTGACTAAGGAGCGAATTATAATGACGCATGCACAATATATTAATAAAGATGAAACTGTTTTTAATGATGCTCGATCACTAATGCAGTTAAATAAGAATATTTTACTCAAAGGACCAACTGGATCCGGAAAAACAAAATTAGCTGAAACGCTAAGCGAAACATTAAAACGTCCAATGCATCAAGTCAATTGTTCAGTTGATTTAGATGCAGAAAGCTTACTTGGTTTTAAAACAATACAAACAAATGCAAATGGTTCGCAAGAAATCGTATTTATTGATGGGCCTGTTATACAAGCAATGAAGGAAGGGCATATTTTGTATATTGATGAAATAAATATGGCTAAACCTGAAACATTGCCAATTTTAAATGGAGTGTTAGATTACCGTAGAAAATTAACAAATCCTTTTACTGGAGAAGTTGTCAATGCAGCGCCAGGATTTAATGTTATCGCAGCAATTAACGAAGGATACATTGGTACATTACCTATGAACGAAGCTTTAAAAAACCGTTTCGTAGTTATTCAAGTTGATTATATCGATGGTGATATTTTAAGTGAAGTTATCAAAAATCAAAGTCAATTACAAGATGAATCACTCATCAAAACAATTATAAAATTCAACGAAGATTTACGTACGATGACTAAGCAAGGTCAAATTTCAGAAGAAGCAGCAAGTATTCGTGCATTAATAGATTTAAGTGATCTAGCAACAATTATGCCGATTGAACGTGCAATTAAGCGTACAATTATTGATAAATTAGAAGATGAACGCGAACAACAAGCCATTTTAAATGCGGTTGAATTAAATTTTTAGTGAGGGATAATTATTATGAGTGATCGTTTTATAAAATTTAATGATGAGCAGTTAGACGCTAAACAGGTAATGATGCTACAAGATCTTGCTCGTCTATTACTAAAAAATGAACAAACACAAGTGAAAATACAAAAATTCCCTTATTACGATCCTATCAATAATACGTTGGTGACAAGTGCATTTTGGTCTCATAGAAACAAATCATTAGAAACTATAGGGTTGAAATCCGATGTGATGCTCGCTGCTTATGGCTACCATATGATGGATGAAAAAGTGGTGAATAAGGTCATCCATAATAATGAATTTAAGCATCCTAAATTCTTCCAACAATTATTTAAATTACTAGAAGATAAACGTGTTTTGAATGCTATTATGACATCTCGACCTTCTACAGCAAATGCTCTAAAATTGAGGAATGAAACTAGGCTTAACTTTACTCAAACTCAGATTAATGTGTATAAAACAAAGGCCACATTTACAGACTTATTATTTTTATACCTTGAAAAATCTTTTCTAAAAGAAGATTTCTATGATGTTCCTCAAATACATCATCAAATTGATGATGTGCTTATTCATATGTATCAATATCTTCCAAACTTTTTCTACAACGAATCTTCTGAAGATAATATGTATTTAGCTGAGCGTATAATGTTCCAAATCGATGACATTTTAAAAGAAGATATGTTGAATGAATATTATCATTTACCGAAGAAAGTTTATGAAGCAATACAGGAACTTAGTTTTGAAGATATCACGAGAACAGATGCAAGTAATTCAGATGGACAATCTGAAGAACAAAAAGATGAAGCAGTGGTAAGCGAAGAAATAGAGTCTAATAATCAAGATAGCGCATCAGAAGGTGGTGCTTACCTAGAAATGGAATTGCATGAAGGAGAAAATAGTGATGTCATGAGTGATAATGACACTGCGCGTGATGGTGATGCGAGTGATGACATGACTGATATGCAAACCAAAAAGGGGAAAGGGTCTACTGATAATGTAGAGAATGATGAAGGTGGTTCTGTCGGTCTTAATCAAGCTTTCGCGCTAAAAGGGATTAACCAAAATGTTGAAATCAAATGGAATATACCAGATATTCAACCAAACTATATCATCGACTACCATAAGGTAGAATCTGAAGTACAATTTGAAATTAAAGATTTAATACAAATCATAAAAAAAACAATAGATAGAGAATACCAAGATGAACGTCGTAACCTTACTAAAGGTAGATTGCAGAAAAACTTACTCAATTGGTTTATTGATGATCAATATAAATTGTTTTATAAAAAACAAGACTTGAGTCAGACCTTTGATGCTACATTTACGTTATTAGTAGATGCTTCAGCAAGTATGCAAGATAAGATGGAAGAAACAATCAAAGGCGTTGTACTTTTCCACGAAACCTTAAAATCATTAAATGTAAAACATGAAATATTAGCTTTCAATGAAGATGCCTTTGATGCCGATGACACCAAGCAGCCTAATGTTATTGATGAAATCATTGCTTATGATCATTCAACATTTGATAAAGATGGACCGCGTATTATGGCATTAGAGCCCCAAGATGATAATCGGGATGGTGTAGCAATTAGAATTGGCAGTGATCGGTTAATGCGTCGTTCACATAACCAACGCTTTTTAATCGTCTTTTCAGATGGAGAACCTTCTGCTTATAACTATAGTCAAGATGGTATCTTAGACACTTATGAAGCTGTAGAAACAGCCAGAAAAATGGGTATAGAAGTATTTAATGTGTTTCTAAGCCAAGAAGCAATCACTGAAGATATTGAACAAACCATTCATAATATTTATGGACAATACTCTATTTTTGTAGAAGGTGTAGAAAATCTCCCGAATCTATTATCTCCTTTATTAAAAAAACTTTTATTAAAATCATTTTAAATAGGCTGTTTTTTATAAACAAACCACCATATATTTAAATATTCTGAAATTTATATAGACTAAATCTAATAAAGCGTGATAGAATAGATGATACTATTTTATAGGTTAGAAGGAGAAAGACAAATGAATAAAAATACATGGATTATAGGTTTTACATTATTCGCGATGTTCTTTGGCGCTGGAAACCTTATATTCCCACCAAATTTAGGTTTAGAGAGTGGTCAATATTTCTGGCCGTCTATCTTAGCTTTTGCACTTACTGGTATAGGATTACCATTATTAGGTGTAGTCGTAGGCGCATTAGATAAACAAGGTTATATTGGGTCGTTAAATAAAATATCACCGAAATTCTCAGTAATATTTTTAATAATTATATATCTT
It encodes the following:
- a CDS encoding ATP-binding protein → MTHAQYINKDETVFNDARSLMQLNKNILLKGPTGSGKTKLAETLSETLKRPMHQVNCSVDLDAESLLGFKTIQTNANGSQEIVFIDGPVIQAMKEGHILYIDEINMAKPETLPILNGVLDYRRKLTNPFTGEVVNAAPGFNVIAAINEGYIGTLPMNEALKNRFVVIQVDYIDGDILSEVIKNQSQLQDESLIKTIIKFNEDLRTMTKQGQISEEAASIRALIDLSDLATIMPIERAIKRTIIDKLEDEREQQAILNAVELNF
- a CDS encoding vWA domain-containing protein, which encodes MSDRFIKFNDEQLDAKQVMMLQDLARLLLKNEQTQVKIQKFPYYDPINNTLVTSAFWSHRNKSLETIGLKSDVMLAAYGYHMMDEKVVNKVIHNNEFKHPKFFQQLFKLLEDKRVLNAIMTSRPSTANALKLRNETRLNFTQTQINVYKTKATFTDLLFLYLEKSFLKEDFYDVPQIHHQIDDVLIHMYQYLPNFFYNESSEDNMYLAERIMFQIDDILKEDMLNEYYHLPKKVYEAIQELSFEDITRTDASNSDGQSEEQKDEAVVSEEIESNNQDSASEGGAYLEMELHEGENSDVMSDNDTARDGDASDDMTDMQTKKGKGSTDNVENDEGGSVGLNQAFALKGINQNVEIKWNIPDIQPNYIIDYHKVESEVQFEIKDLIQIIKKTIDREYQDERRNLTKGRLQKNLLNWFIDDQYKLFYKKQDLSQTFDATFTLLVDASASMQDKMEETIKGVVLFHETLKSLNVKHEILAFNEDAFDADDTKQPNVIDEIIAYDHSTFDKDGPRIMALEPQDDNRDGVAIRIGSDRLMRRSHNQRFLIVFSDGEPSAYNYSQDGILDTYEAVETARKMGIEVFNVFLSQEAITEDIEQTIHNIYGQYSIFVEGVENLPNLLSPLLKKLLLKSF